From Nicotiana tabacum cultivar K326 chromosome 15, ASM71507v2, whole genome shotgun sequence, the proteins below share one genomic window:
- the LOC142169695 gene encoding uncharacterized protein LOC142169695, producing the protein MEPPWLVGGDFNVILHKDEKIGGLPVYPSEYEDFSFCVNSCGLFDQGYKGSPFTWWNGRPNAQCIFKRLDRIFVNLPFQNMLPTIEVEHLIRTGSDHVLLLMNTGNKTQNCPDHSVKQNWNANFIGDPFLVFKDKLKNVKTTLSKWSRYTFGDIFKQLEILEDIVKVKKMLFEEELTIAN; encoded by the exons ATGGAACCCCCATGGCTagtaggaggggatttcaatgtgaTATTACATAAAGATGAGAAAATAGGGGGTTTACCAGTTTATCCATCAGAATATGAGGATTTTTCCTTCTGTGTTAACTCATGTGGCCTTTTTGATCAAGGATACAAAGGCAGTCCATTCACTTGGTGGAATGGAAGACCTAATGCACAATGTATTTTTAAAAGATTGGACAGAATCTTTGTGAATTTACCATTTCAAAATATGCTTCCCACAATAGAAGTTGAACACCTAATTAGAACAGGATCAGACCATGTTCTTTTACTGATGAATACTGGAAACAAAACGCAAAATTGCCCAGACCATTCAG TAAAACAGAACTGGAATGCAAATTTCATTGGAGACCCATTTCTTGTGTTCAAAGACAAGCTGAAGAATGTTAAGACAACACTTTCAAAATGGAGTAGATATACATTTGGGGATATATTCAAACAATTGGAAATACTAGAGGACATTGTAAAGGTCAAGAAAATGTTGTTCGAAGAGGAACTAACAATTGCAAACTGA